In bacterium, the sequence TAATGTGAATAGTTTTAATAAGTTAAACGATGTAAAGGTAACGATATGAGAAGACAGATTGAGGAAATAAAGGGAAAGATTCTTCCTGTTCTACAACGTTACGATGTGAGGAAAGCAGCAATATTCGGCTCTTTTGCAAGAGGAGAAAATAAAGAAGGCAGTGATATAGATGTTTTGGTAGAGTTCAATGGAGATAAAAGTCTTCTGGACCTTTCAGGGCTTAAGATAACATTGGAAGAATTGCTAAAAATAGGAGTGGATGTACTTACCTATAATTCCTTACATCCTCTTCTTAGAGATAGAATTTTGAATGAACAAGAGGTGATTTTATGA encodes:
- a CDS encoding nucleotidyltransferase family protein; the encoded protein is MRRQIEEIKGKILPVLQRYDVRKAAIFGSFARGENKEGSDIDVLVEFNGDKSLLDLSGLKITLEELLKIGVDVLTYNSLHPLLRDRILNEQEVIL